The region CTGGAGCGCTGCACGTGTGTGTGTCGGAGGGGTGGGTGCTGGTGTCAGGGGTGAAGTGAGGCGAGGGTCTGGATTCAAGTCGCTGTCGCTGCCGCTGACAGGATGCTTGCTTGGCCCCGTCAGGGCAGCCCTCTCTGTTCTCAGGGGCATTGGAATCTGGGACTCCTTCGGTGACAGGAGGTCCCTTCAAGCTCGTGTGCCAGCAAGTCAGGCTGCCCCCTCCATGCCTGCTCCCTATCCCCAGGCCTCCTGCAGATGCAGCTGATCCTGCACTATGATGAGACCTACCGCGAGGTGAAGTATGGCAACATGGGCCTGCCGGACATTGACAACAAGATGCTGATGGGCATCAACGTGACCCCCATCGCGGCTCTGCTCTACACACCTGTGCTCATCAGGTGCGAGGCTGCTGTCCACAACAGGGCTGATCTTCAGATGTTGAAGGGGCATAAGGGCTGTTGGCCCGTGGTGTTCCCAGGGCAGGAAGCTGGGGAGAAGCCTTGTCTACCTGGTGgggtgagagagaaggggagaacctgcgtttggggaaggaaacaaacttCTCCTCAGGGCATATGTGCATGCGACAACAGAAGTTCACTCCTGCTCCTTTCCTCAGCTTGCCCATGACCCACATGGCATTGTCTTTAtgcctgcccccccgccccatggCCTGGAGCTACAGTGAGTGACTTTTGGGATCAAGGCTGTGGACTCTCTGGAGAGAATGTGACAGCCATCAAGACCCAGGCTCCAAGTCCAGCCTTATCAGCTGTGGTCAGTGTTGAGGGATACTTCTCACTGAAAAGGAAGGGCCCCGCAGGTGCCCCAGAGGGTTGACCCTGGACCTGAGCCTTGGAGGCATCTGTTCCAGGCTCCTGGCCAGTGCATAATTCCCCTCGACAAGTACCCTCCCCACCAGGAGGTAGGTCTCTGCTCAGATGAGACCCAGAGACTAGCCTACAAATTAGAGGAGTTTTAGTTCCTCTATCTTAAACCAAACCCCCAAAACCAaccaaataagaaacaaacaaaaaaacccctcccAACCCAGAAAACCCCAAACTCCTTTAACATAATTGTACAAACAGTGTTAGAATCATAACTGAaatcagaagaaacaaaaacctaCCCAAGCCCTCCAGTAAATCAGCTGTTCATCATCCCACCAGCCCATATAGGTAACATTTATGTCCTTATCACCAGAGCATGTGCAAtgttcacttttccttttctttcttttcactgtgCACATCTTGGCCTGCTCCTCAGTCTTCACCCCGAGGACCTTATGAGGGTAGCATCTTCTACCTGGGTGCAGGTAGTGCAGCTCAGAGTTGGACATTCACCTTCCCCCCTTTGTGCAGATTCACTTTGAGCTTGTAgctcttctccattttttaaaaaagattttatttgtttgagacagagcaggagcagggggaggggtgcagggagggggaaagggagaagcagactccctgctgagtgcccAGTAGGATACCGGGAGTGCATCCagggatgctgagatcatgacctgggctgaagtcagaggcctaaccgaccaagccacccaggcacccctagttccttccttcttaaaattaagaaacaaaaaattgcTATAAGTTTCTAGCAGTGGCCTTAGCAGATTAGAGGTATATGAAAGGCTTTACAGCTTTTGAATCACCGTGATAATAACAgctagcttttattttgtttccaatgTGCTAGGCACTTTGTAAATGCTACCTCATGCCCTATAATCCGAGGTAGGTGCTCTAGCAGACAGAGAAACTGAGACATTCAACAGCTTGCCCACCAGGCCCCACAGGCAGCACCTGGCAGTCTGAAAGTTTGAATCCCTTACCCCAAGCTTGCCCCTTGCCCAAGCTACTGgacttcttctcttttcttttctttttttttctttccttttttcttttcttttcttttcttttcttttcttttcttttcttttcttttttttcttctttctttctttctatttcttttctggaCTGATTTTCTAAAGGGCCATGCCAATCTGCATGACCACAGGTTGTgtgcatcattttttaaaagcacagccTCACAGCAGTGAGGgttagtatttttactttttgctcGTTTACTCCATCAAGATGTACAGTACATTTTTTGTGACTTACCCTCCCCAAAATAGATCAGAGTGGGCTGCCTGTCTGTTTATGCCATGGCAAAATATGGATAAGGACTAGGGCCCTGTAACTGAAGAGAGAGTAATTGTATCAGAAAATTAGGGTTGTTTGTCTTTGAACTTCCTGGAAACCAAGGCAAAGAAAGGAACTAATGGGCACAAATACTCAAAACACCCCAAAGCTCCTGGTAGTGGTTTTCAGCTTGACGAGCCTCCATGCCCTGAATGGGCCCTCATCTTGTCACCACCTTTAAACACCGTGTGACATTTTCTCAGAGTCAGCAAGGCTGTAGTCCTAGAAGCCAGTGGGGCAGAAGCTTCCCAAATGACTACAGCAGACTGCAAGAGCGATGGGCAGGGAGGAGGTCCTGGGCCTGCCTCTGACCCTTCTCAGGTCCTAGTTTCCTTGCCCCAGTTTGGGTTGTGTTCTGGGTGCCCTGACGTCCCAGCACATGAGAGTGGATGGAGACCAGGGGACTGGCCAGCCAGCCCAGATCACAGATGACGGCCGGGTGTGCCCACAGACCACTGACTTGTGACCGCTCCCCTCTTATCTCCTTCCCTTGCAGTGGCCATGAGAGGCTTGTGGTTTGGGTTCTGTGCCCATATTAAGCGGTGAAAACCTGAGTGTGTGGATACAGGGCTTTCCTGAGACCATCAGCAAGTCCACATCTCTGCTATTTCATCTTAGGGCCCCTGGCTCCAAGGCCTGGGATTgctccctacctcacaccacctCATGAGCTGTGGCTACTCTGGTTTCAGGCCACAGTAGTCTCGGTAGGCTCATGGTCCCAGCATCCTTCCCACTGCCCACAGGTTTTTTGGCACCAAGTGGATGATGTTTCTGGCTGTGGGCATCTATGCCCTCTTTGTCTCCACCAACTACTGGGAGCGTTACTACACCCTTGTGCCCTCAGCTGTGGCCCTGGGCATGGCCATCGTGCCACTTTGGGCCTCCATGGGCAACTACATCACCAGGTGAGTCTGGTGGGCAACAAGGTGGGAGGCTGGAGACCTGGCTGAGTCTCTGCTGCATTGCCAACCTTATCTGGGGGAACTTGGGCAGCACTTCCTGCcttttgggtctcagtttccccatctatgaGACATAGCCCTTAGCCCTGGGTGCAGGAAGCAGAGACCTGTTTAGAGAATGGACTGGGGGAAGCTTTCTCTCCTCTGTGGTTCAGGATGGCTCAGAAGTATTACGAGTACTCCCACTATAAGGAGCGGGATGAGCAGGGCCCCCAGCAGCGCCCGCCTCGGGGCTCCCATGCACCATACCTCCTGGTCTTCCAAGCGATCTTCTATAGCTTCTTCCATGTGAGTACCACCTATGGGGCCACTGAGGGAGGGTATTCCAGGACCACATTCTAGTTTTTTCATCCCTCTAGTCCCACTGCCCTTTCTTGAGCCCACATCTGGTTATTTACCTTTAGTGACTGAGATCTCATCCCCTCCCTGTGCAGAAGAAAGTCCTCCTGCATTGGGTACTCCCTCctgccaccaggctgccctgggaaGTGGGAGGGCTCCTGTTCTGCCAAGGCTGCACCCAGACCCCTTCCAGGTTCTGTGCCCCTACCTGGTTCTGAGCCCATGCCAAGCTGCTCTCCTGCCCACAGCTGAGCTTCGCCTGTGCCCAGCTGCCCATGATCTACTTCCTGAACCACTACCTGTATGACCTGAACCACACACTCTACAACGTGCAGAGCTGCGGTTAGTCCTCATGGGGTGGGGTCCCCAAGGTTTGCTTGCCCCTGCCATTGAGTCATCCAGCAGACACTAGGCTCTTAAGAGCACCCAGAGAGGATGCCCTTGCCCGCAGGTTCAGGGCTGAGAGCCTGGTGGCCCACAGCTCTCATGGGCACAGCATAGGGCCCTATAGGAGTATGCAGTTAGGACATTAGACGTAGTCTGGTGGGGACAGAGTGCATCAGGGAAGGCTGCCTGGAAGAGATGCCATCTGGGCTGAGGCTTCTGGGGATTCTCTCTCAGTGCCATGCATACCCTCAGAGCTCAACCACAGCAGGGTGAATGTATGGGGTTGtatggggtggtggggggactggcggcccccctccagcctccaggcACTAGAGCATGAAAGGGGGGAAGGTGCTCCTCTCCTTGCCGCTGGTCTAGCCCCAGCGGCCCTCACCTCCACACTGCTCCCCAAGTGAACCCTTCCTTTGCAAGCACTGTCCTCGCCCAGCACCTCCAACTCTCCCCTCCACCTGCCCTCCTTGCTCCATTTCTTTGTGGTTGAGTTGACAGTGTGCTTGATTCCCCGTCCCCACCCGCCTCTAGGTACTAACAGCCAGGGCATCCTCAGTGGCTTCAACAAGACTGTTCTGCGGACGTTACCACGGAGCGGGAACCTCATTGTGGTGGAGAGTGTGCTCATGGCGGTGGCTTTCCTGGCCATGCTGCTGGTGCGCCCGGGATGGGGTGGGGCGAAGTCAACGAAGTCTGGGGACCGAGGCAGGGAGAAAGGGGTGCGATCTGGGTACGTTGCTGGCAGCCTGGGCAAGGTTATGGCTTGGAGTCCTGGtctgagctgggagccaggccTGAGCCATGGGGAAGAGGGTCTGAACCTAGGACCCAGGCCAGAGGCTTGGGACTAAGCCTGGATTTGGAATCCCAGAGGCCAAGAAGGGTTAGAGAACCAAGCCCTGTCGAGGGTGGAGCTGGAGACGGGGTCCGAGAGACTGGGCTGTGGGCGGAACCTGAGAGGCCGAATGAGGGTGGGGGCGTGGCCACCTCCTGGAGGCGGAGCTGGGGGTAAGGTCGAGGCCTGTGGGTgtgcccggggcggggcctgtgCTCGGCGGGTGGGCCCGGGCTCAGCTCGCGGGTCCGCAGGTGCTGGGGCTGTGCGGCGCCGCCTACCGGCCCACTGAGGAGATCGACCTGCGCAGCGTGGGCTGGGGCAACATCTTCCAGCTGCCCTTCAAGCACGTGCGCGACTTCCGCCTGCGGCACCTCGTGCCCTTCTTTATCTACAGCGGCTTCGAGGTGCTCTTTGCCTGCACTGGGCTCGCCCTGGTGAGTACCGCCTGCATGGTGTCGCCAGATAAAACACAGGGCTTCCAGCTGAATTCATATTTCAGATGAAAGATGAATAGGTTTTGAATACATGTCTTAAGTATGTACAAGGGCGTCCCAGAtattctcctccctctttcttctcttccctggcTTCCCCCCAGCCCTCGCcttaggcaaattattttaagctctctgggcctcggtttccttatctgtgaagtgATTCCAGTAAAGATGCTTATTCCCAGAGGTGCTATACAGTTGGGACGGAATGAGGCCCATAAGCGTGTGATTCCATGCCAGGCACAACCTTGGTATCTGGACACTGTCAAAGCCTTTTCTCTAGTCTGTACCTTCAGAACCTTCTCATGCACCTTGGAGGGAGTTCATGAGGGGGCCCAGGGAGGACAGGGTATGACCCAGAGACTTCAGGTGGGGAGGGCTAGAGCCTGGGCCAGCTGACCCCTAATACTCACCCTcgtccatccccaccccacccccccagggctATGGTGTGTGCTCAGTGGGACTGGAACGCCTGGCCTACCTCCTTGTGGCTTACAGCCTGGGCGCGTCAGCCTCCTCAATCCTAGGCCTGCTGGGGCTGTGGCTGCCACGCCCGGTGCCTCTGGTGGCTGGGGCTGGCCTGCACCTGCTCCTCACACTTGGCCTCTTTTTCTGGGCCCCTGCACCTCGGGTCCTGCAACACATTTGGATCCTCTACGTAGCAGCTGTCCTCTGGGGTGTAGGCAGTGCCCTCAATAAGACTGGGCTCAGCAGTGAGTACACCCATGGGCACTGGGATGGCGGGGGACCCTGTGGTTACCTCAGGGTGGTTGGGGAGGAGCACAGAACTTCCAGGGACAGACGTAGGACACCATGGGTATACTGGGGATCTGTTACGGTGGAGGTAGGTGGGGATCCCTGTAGACACTCCAGGAGTGGAAGGAAGTTCCATGGACTACAGGGACAGATGGGGAGGGCTGTGGACACACAGGGGAGTTGCATGCCATGGACATCCTGTGGACACCCCAGGGTGGGCTTGGGGCCTCATGGACACTGCAGGGTTAGTGTGAGGTCTTATGGCTACAAGGAATAGGTATGGCGCTCTGTGGGCACCCCGAGGGTGAAAAGGGGTCAGCTCTGAAAAAACACATGGGGAATACTTTGCTTTCATACCTATGCCCACCTTGGCATAGTTTTCATGGCACTGGGAGCAGATTGCTGCTCCGTGCTCTAGGGAGCATGGGCAGCAGTGGGTGAGCCTGTCCACACTCCAGGGTGCAGTTGCAGACAGGGCCCTTTTCTGGAGAAGAGCTGGGAGCAGACATGGAGTCCCAACACCAGTCTGCCAAGTGGCAGAGTCCAGGCCCTGAGTCTGGGTTGATGGGGTGAGAGCATTGGCCAGTAGAGCTCTGTTTGCAGAAAGAGGGGAGGGTCAGAGTTCAGCTGTGTGATCCTCTCTGCCCACAGGTAGGCATATGCCAGTGACACATAGCTGGGACATGCAGGTATTGCTCTTCAGGTCTTCCACACCAGCATCTATTCTGATAGGCCAGTGCTATTAACAGTTTTGAACATCACCCCGGAGGTGTGGTGTGGTAGGGCATGCCCgctgtgggcagggcaggggctgacTCAGGTGCACCCACCATCAGAGAGTCAGGCATCTGTACTTGTCATAGGGCAAGGAGCCCCAACCCTGGGCTGTACTCTCTTGGCTGTTGCTCAGAGGCAGCCAGCTCTGGGCAGCATCCAGCCTGGGTAGCTTGGGCCCACAGTAAGTCTGGAATTGGGTCTTGACCTGGCATCCCCTTCTGCCTGCCCAGctctgcttcctgtctctttctTCTGAACCGTGGAGGCTCCATGTCCCTTCACAGCAGGCCCGAGGGGTAGAGTCACACTGCAAGGCCTTAGGGTAGGCATGTTAATGTCCTGAGTGGCAGGTGAGGGTACAATTTGCCAGATGCTATATGGGCTTTCTCACATTAAAATCACAGAACACAACATAATATGTgtcatctcattttacagataggaaaactggCCATGGGGACTTAACTTGCCCTGAGTCATCCATAGAGCCAACATTTGAAACTTCATCTCTGTAGGAATTCTCTGCACTTTATAGTCTTGGGAGTAAAATCTGTGTCTCCTGACTTCCTATCCAGTGCTCCTTCTTTCTACCGCAGGGAGGATTCCTTGAGAAATAGTTCAAACCTCCCAACTTCAGGTTTGATTCACAGAAAGCTTGTTGCTGTAAGCAGTTTGCCCCCCCTGAGCCCTGAGTGAGGAGTAACAGCCCTCGAAGGCCTGGCATTATGCATCTGTGCTCCAAGAGAGGCCAGGATATGATTGCACATTGAGCTTGCCACTTTTGAGGCCACACATGTGCCCCAGAGTGAGGCCCAACTCTACCTCCCAGCAAGGTTCCTGTTCGTGCCTCCACTCAGCATCCCAGGCACCATAACAAACCAGGGCTTCCATGAGGGGGCAGGCCAGGACCTGTTCACAAAGGCTTTCTGGGAGCTCCAAGGCCAAGGGCTGAGATCAGCCCAGTGCTGGGCTTAAGGTGGGTCGCAGGTGGGAGACCAGCCACTCTGGGCTCCAGATGACACCTCTCCCCTTCCTGTACTGTCCTGGTCACCTGCAGCACTCTTGGGAATCCTCTATGAggacaaagaaagacaagactTCATCTTCACTATCTACCACTGGTGGCAGGCAGTGGCCATCTTCACCGTGTACCTGGGCTCAAGCCTGCCCATGAAGGTGAGCCTTAGTGTTGGGAGGAGGGCCTCTGGGGCGTTAGCAACCCACGTGGCAACCCCCAGGCCACAGATACTTTCTGAGTGCCCACTGTAGCCTCACAGTCCCCAAAGGGCTCCAGTCTCCAAGGTCTGGTCCTATGTCAAGCCCACTGAGTGGCTCCTAACCCAGAACCTTCTTACTGCCTCACTTGCCACAGCCCTTACAGTTTACCCATCTCTGAAGAGGttcaagtttttctttccttgtgggtgctcccgccccgcccccgcagccaCCTTGTGGGTAGTTTGATGACCTGTTCACCAGGGGTcaactctgagctgagtgtgggAGAGGCTTTCTCCCTTCCTGGCCTGCAGGGGGGGGCAGGCTGGCTTCCTCTTGTCCTCCGCTCCCTCCCACCTACTGGTGGGTGGGTTTAGCAGGTCCCACCAACATaggatgaaagaaatagaatcttCATTGGAAGATGAAATAGAATAGAGGGGCTGGCCCGCGGGTCCCCTGCATCCCTGTCTGTGCCCTCAGGCCAAGCTGGCGGTGCTGCTGCTGACGCTGCTGGCGGCGGCGGCCTCGTACCTGTGGATGGAGCACAAGCTGCAGCGGGGCCTGGTCCCGCGCCAGCCCCGCATCCCGCGGCCGCAGCACAAGGTGCGCGGCTACCGCTACCTGGAGGAGGACAACTCCGACGAGAGCGACGCGGAGGGCGAGCACGGTGGTGGCGGCGGCCCGGGGGACGgcgtggaggaggaggtggcgccctcggggcccaggccctgccccgaGCCAGGCGGCCTCGGCCGCCGACCCTGCCCCTACGAACAGGCCCTGGGGGGCGACGGGCCCGAGGAGCAGTGAGGGGCCCAGCCGGCTCCCCGGCCTCGGTTTACCGCGTCTCAGGTCGGGGGGGCCCCTGCGAGTGCACCATCCTCAGGAAGGACCTTCTCCCCGGGGCGCACGTTCAGGAACCAAGCCTAGGCCTGGGGCTAAGAGACAGCACAGCCGACCCCCCTCCTCCAGGGTCCACTCCCCACAACCACACCCAGGCCCGAGAAGTGTCGGGGTCCTCTGCAGagccaccccccagccccgccccagcgCTGCCCTCCTGCCCGCTCTGCAGATGCACCACCTTTGCACATCCTATCCCCGCGGCCCGTCTAGGGGCATGACTTTttatagaaaatgagaaataaagaggtTTTGTATTGATTGTCCTGACTGGGAAATGACTGGGGGTAAGGGGAGCGCCCCAATGTGTGCCTGTGGAGCCTGCTGGGCCACTGATTTCGGACCCCTGGACTCCCGTCAGTAGGGGCAGAGGGGATGATTGTCTGAGCCCAGGTGTACTTGGCCACTGTCCTCTCCCAGCTATGGCTTCAGCAGCtgtgctcatgagagacacaaacccCCTACAGCCTGAGGGTGCCCCTTTCTCCATAACCCCAAGGGAGGGACTGAGACCACACTGGACAGGGTTTGAATGCCTGGGTAAGGACAGGTAAGAGGGCCACAGGAGGGTCATGGAGTCCGTGACTGTGCCCCAACAGATCCTCTCCTGGGGCCACACCATTCCTCACTCCCCACACCCCCTCGATTCCTGAAGACCAGGTCGGGTCCACACCCACTTCAGCATTAGGTCTCTCAGATTCCACCACTCATAGACGGtggctctccttcctcctttgccCTTCATGGACCTCACTTGAGTTTCCATCTAGGAACTCCTAGGGGGCCCTAGAACCAggctctgtgacctcaggcaagggCCTGGCACATCAGAGCCGCAGGTGCCTTCTTGGTAAAGTCTGTCTCTGTAAATCAGGAGTGTTTGAAATTGCTGAGTGCCATAGCTCCAAGGTATCCAAGCCCTGTAGGTAACTCACAGGAGTGCAGAGGACCTTAAATTTTCTAAAGTTTGGAGGCAAATAGCATACCATATATCTGTCCACCCCAAGCAAACTGCTAGGTCTAGGTGGCTCACAGGTTCAACATTAGATCACACTGCATTCCCGTCATGTTATAGCTCTGAGAAGCTAGGTTTCCTGTGGTTTGGGGGATAAATGAAAATCACCATGGACCAGGAAATGAAGCTGGGGAATCCAGTCTGATTTTGAAGTGTCAGGAGCTTGCCACCACACAGCCGATTAGTAAGTGGtagttttaaagaatgaaataaaagtacTGAGTTTTTTCCCTActtatgtgcattttatttcctaaatgacCACTAGGTTGTTAGAACATATTATTTGGACCTAAGGTAATTGGTTaacagaactattagatatttcTTTTGGCCAAGAAGCGCTGTGGAAAATTGCTGAGGCATCAGCAATTCAGGGCATGTCAGGACCTGAGAATGTTGGGCACCCCTTGGGTTAGCACAGGGCTGGCACAGAGAAAGCCCTCAATGGATATCAGCTATTGTGTATCTGTCGCAAGTCCCTCACTGGACTTTGGGGCACCCCTTGCCCAAAGGACCAGCTGCATTCTTTCTGAGCCCAGTACTAGGGAAGGTGAAATCTATGTTTTGTGActcctgagaagggagccccccctccccaggccagtTACCAGGTTGTCTTTGGCAGATTCTGGGGTCCTGCAGTCATGAAGGACTGGGAAGACGGCAGCTCTAGCCAGGGCCACAAGTCCCCTCACCCAGCCCTCCTAGCAGGTGGTCTGGATGCTCAGGCAGTTAAATATTGGAAAACTTCCTCCCTTACACTCAGACTTTCACTGACAAGCAGACCAGAAAGTGTCACATCATGTGACCTGTAGTCCGGGTGAGTGCCAGCACTGCCTTTCTGGTTCCCTATCAGTTCCCTATCAGCGTGGAAAGGAAATTTCTCTGGCAGCATGTGTCACAACATGCTTCTGGCAGGATTCCAGCTAAACTCCAATCAGAGCTAGGCAATCAGACATTTCGATAGTAAGCCTCTGAGGGCAGGACTGGGTGCTCTTCAGGGGAGTGTGGGCCGCAGGATGTGCTGGGCAAACATGGAGACGGGACAGGAACAGGTCTACAATTTGTCAGAGTCCAAAGTCATTTCTAACACCCATTTGAATACTAGGTAAAGACTCTGATGTTGAACAGATGGGAAGGTGGCCCAGGAACATGGAGCAGCCACTCGAGATGGAAGCATGGTCTCTGATCACGCTCCTGGTGGCAGGTGAGTTCCCCATTAGTAGACTTCACACACCCCCTTACTGCTCCAGGAGCATGGATGAGACCCATACGCTGTCATATGACAGTCAACACACACCCAAATGTGTCAGGCAACACATGAAGGCAACAGGCAGATACACATTACAGGTACTACATATGTGCTCACACACATAACAGGCCACACCCATGACAAACGACACACAGTGCACCCAGGACAGGCAGTGTAACTGCTCATGGCCACAAATCCCAGCAGGCTGGCCCTTTGGAGGCAGGGCTAATTGAGCCATGACATGCTCCACCCCTCGGGAGCTCCAGGTCCGATTGTAAGCTATGACATTGACATTGATGTCATGTCCCCTTGTCTCTATCAGCTCTGGATAAAGTGGTGGGGTGCAGTTTCTGGACCCCTGAGTGGAAAGAAGATCAGACTGTGTCAGGGCCATCACTCCTCTGACTCTGGTCGCCACCATTGCTTCAAAAGTGGTTCTGTGATTTTGTCAATCTGCACcaagaaggtttttattttttatttttttttttttcaatttttttattcatttatgatagtcacagaaagagagagagagagaggcagagacacaggcagagggagaagcaggctccatgcaccgggagcccgatgtgggattcgatcccgggtctccaggatcgcgccctgggccaaaggcaggcgccaaaccactgcgccacccagggatcccctatttttttatttttaaagaagatttttatttatttattttagagagtgtgctCCTGCCCACGAGCagtagaaggggcagagggagagggagaaagagaatcctcaaacactccccactgagtgcagagccccatcttgggactcgatcccaggaccctgaggtcatgacctgagccgaagtcaagagcTGGAACtttactaactgagccacccaggtgccccaggtgtctgattgatattctctctctctctctctgcccctctccctacttgcGTGCACACTTAGCACCTGTGGACACGGCATAAAATGTATTCATCACATAGTAAACAGTAAAAGGATTTCCCAGAGAGAAGACTCTGTGGGTCTAGAATGAAACAAGAATGAGCAGGAAGGGTGGCTTTGGATCTTTGCTGTGGTTGAGGGGATACCTGAGTGTGGGGGTCCTGTGCTGACAGGCTAGAGCTTTGGTGATGTGAAAGGGACCTGCAGAGCTATGGCGTGAATGAAGCTGGAAAGCAcctgctcagtgaaagaagctggacacAAAGGCCACACAGTACAGGATCCCATCAATGTGAAAGGTCCAGAAGAGGCAAGTCCTTGAAGACAAAACAGATTTATGGGTGGCAAGGGCCTGGGAGGGTGGAGTGAATGCGTGACTGCTGATGGGTCTGGAGTTACTCTCTGGAGtgttggaaatgttctaaaagtagatgatggtgatggtgacacaactctatgaatatactGAAAGCCACCGGATTATATAGACAAGGATTGTCCATTACAAGGATGAATTTTagggtatatgaattatattttagtaAAGCTGGTGTTGAAAGGAAAGGAATCTGGCATCCAATTTAATAATGATTGAAAATTTCAGGATGATTGTAAGTCTGCAGAGTAAGGGAAGATATCGTCAATTAAAGTTTCTAGAAGGTTAGCAGAGTAGGCATGAATTACAGAAGGCAGAGCCTATTTGGTGCGTGGTAAGCCCAACACTGATTAAGGCTGTGGGCTGTAATTTTAGTTAGGGATATACAGTGGTACCTGGCTGCTTTCAGtcaaaagagcatgtgactcttgatctcagggttcgagccccatgttgggtgtacagattactaaaaaaaagtaaactaaaaaagacagttgacccttgaaccacatgagtttgaactgcatgggtccacttatacttGGATTTTTTATGGggctataaatatattttctcctccttatgattttgttaacattttcttttcactagcttactttattgtaagaacacaatacccaatacatacaacatacaaaatatgtgttaattgactgtttgcATTATCCATGAGGCTTCCTGccagcagtaggctattagtagctaAGTTTTGGGTGGCTCAAAAGCCATACTCaaattttcaactgcacaggggGTCAGTGCCCCAAAGGTAAACACCAAGccctcatgttgttcaagggtcaactgtaatatTATTTGGAGGGATTCTGAGTTCAAGAGGTTGGGGCTCAAGGTCCGTTTTTGGAGAGATTTGAGAAGTGGTATGATTTTTCTAGAAGGTTGTAAGGGGGAGGAAAGAGCGTGGACGGGGAAGGTGACACAGGATTTAGCTCTGGAATTAAGTCCATCCATTCGCAGGGACCTGGCGGTCAGAGGGCTGTTACCATTGAGGCAGAGGTCATCAGGATGCAAGAGTGATTTTGTTGTAATTTGGAATATAGTCATTTTGAGCCAAAC is a window of Vulpes lagopus strain Blue_001 chromosome 11, ASM1834538v1, whole genome shotgun sequence DNA encoding:
- the UNC93B1 gene encoding protein unc-93 homolog B1 isoform X2, whose protein sequence is MEAEPPLYQLDELVGAYPNYNEEEEERRYYRRKRLGVLKNVLAASTGGMLTYGVYLGLLQMQLILHYDETYREVKYGNMGLPDIDNKMLMGINVTPIAALLYTPVLIRFFGTKWMMFLAVGIYALFVSTNYWERYYTLVPSAVALGMAIVPLWASMGNYITRMAQKYYEYSHYKERDEQGPQQRPPRGSHAPYLLVFQAIFYSFFHLSFACAQLPMIYFLNHYLYDLNHTLYNVQSCGTNSQGILSGFNKTVLRTLPRSGNLIVVESVLMAVAFLAMLLVLGLCGAAYRPTEEIDLRSVGWGNIFQLPFKHVRDFRLRHLVPFFIYSGFEVLFACTGLALGYGVCSVGLERLAYLLVAYSLGASASSILGLLGLWLPRPVPLVAGAGLHLLLTLGLFFWAPAPRVLQHIWILYVAAVLWGVGSALNKTGLSTLLGILYEDKERQDFIFTIYHWWQAVAIFTVYLGSSLPMKAKLAVLLLTLLAAAASYLWMEHKLQRGLVPRQPRIPRPQHKVRGYRYLEEDNSDESDAEGEHGGGGGPGDGVEEEVAPSGPRPCPEPGGLGRRPCPYEQALGGDGPEEQ
- the UNC93B1 gene encoding protein unc-93 homolog B1 isoform X1, producing MEAEPPLYQVAGAAGAQGDEDRLGVPDGSGAPLDELVGAYPNYNEEEEERRYYRRKRLGVLKNVLAASTGGMLTYGVYLGLLQMQLILHYDETYREVKYGNMGLPDIDNKMLMGINVTPIAALLYTPVLIRFFGTKWMMFLAVGIYALFVSTNYWERYYTLVPSAVALGMAIVPLWASMGNYITRMAQKYYEYSHYKERDEQGPQQRPPRGSHAPYLLVFQAIFYSFFHLSFACAQLPMIYFLNHYLYDLNHTLYNVQSCGTNSQGILSGFNKTVLRTLPRSGNLIVVESVLMAVAFLAMLLVLGLCGAAYRPTEEIDLRSVGWGNIFQLPFKHVRDFRLRHLVPFFIYSGFEVLFACTGLALGYGVCSVGLERLAYLLVAYSLGASASSILGLLGLWLPRPVPLVAGAGLHLLLTLGLFFWAPAPRVLQHIWILYVAAVLWGVGSALNKTGLSTLLGILYEDKERQDFIFTIYHWWQAVAIFTVYLGSSLPMKAKLAVLLLTLLAAAASYLWMEHKLQRGLVPRQPRIPRPQHKVRGYRYLEEDNSDESDAEGEHGGGGGPGDGVEEEVAPSGPRPCPEPGGLGRRPCPYEQALGGDGPEEQ